The sequence TCAATATTTTATCTTGACAAATAAAGTAGGCAAAACATTGGTTCACACAAGAGGTAGTTCattaaaatattcaaaaacatttaaactgacGCACGTTAATCTGGTACAGGTGTGTGGTTACTGGGCTGGGTTACTGATTTGCAGCACACGTCATTCTGTGTGGCAGGTGCGTAACACAGAACCATATATATGAGAGGAATCAGAAACACGCTCACAGCTGGTGGTATTCCTCCTTGCAATGCGATATGTGTTTGTATAATCTGTCTATTCGGTTCTGTAGTACTCCCGCGTGTTCGTAGGAGAGAAAACCTAATTCCGGAGACAAAGGTTCGCTGTCTCTGTACAGCTCGAGCAGCCGAGTCCTGGTGTCCCTGCGCCGGTGCAGTTCTATCACGCGCTGCGCTGTCCTCTTTCTGAACACAGACACGGAGCCCAAGACCGTGCTGTGGTACTTCTCCCACATATCAAGCACCCGGTATCCATGTACAAGCCCTGCCTCGTTGTCTATGAATACCAGGTCACCGCGGGGCGTTCTGAGCAGGTTGTTGGTCTCCCTCTCCATCACGCGCGAGTCCCACTGCAGGCTAAAGAGGTTGCTAACGAGCCTGTCGAAGTTAGCAGACAGGTAGTCCAATATTATCAGGTCGGTCCACTGCATTAGCTCGAACAACTCCGCAGTCGTTTTGTTTCCCAGCTCCCCTTGCAGAGGGCGCAGCCCCTTGCTCTCCTGGCGCAGCGGAGCAGGTGTGACTACCCCGGTCAGGTTGGGGACCCACTCGGTGAGTGAGACCACCGCCCGCTCACTCCACTGTAAACCGCCAATTCTTCTCCTAACAGAAGCCCATTGTTCACTGTCAACGTTCAACTGGGCAAGGATGAGAGGCGGTAGATTTGTAATACCTAGCAAATTAGCCAGGTAATAAGTCAGCGTTTCCCCCTGCACCTGGTCCGCGTTTATTCCATAACGCACGCAAGCTTTGGCTCCGTCCGAAAAAGTGGCCAGCTGATTGGATATTCTACCACAGCCCGGCTCCAGTCTGACTATGCGGTGTCCCcgggctctctctctccaagcCCGGGCATGTTCCTCACTGAAGCTGGCGGGAAGCTGAGCCTCCAGCCATTCACTCCAAAAAATACCCTCAACGAGCGAGCCAACTTTGGCCGGGACCCCCCTCTGTACTGACCCCTTGTTATCTACATTCATATGGTAATCTCTGTTTCCTAAAGAGCCAATTTGATCCCTAACACCAGTAACGTTGCGGACATCCAGTCTGCCCCCCAAGTGCAGTCTCTGTGCCACTGGAACAGCGAGCAAAGCACGGAAAGTTTTAGCGGAGATGTCCGGTGATGGCCCAACGTGAAAGGAGCTCGGTAACTGTAACCCCCGTTTGTATCTCTCCAGCCGACTCTCCAGCCTGCTCCAGACGTAGAATACACAGGCACAAGTGCAGAGAAAGAGCAGTGCAAGTAAGTTCGCCGACACAGCCCTCATGTTTACTGACAGCCGCCCTTCCCTTTGTTGCGCAGAGACAACTCGCACAACCCCAACGGTAACGAGGTTCGCATCTCTGTTCCGCTTGGGTGAAATAAAATCCTTATCCGTCGATATCAGTATTTTATTTATCGGACGAGCTATTTTTCAGCATAGCTGGTTTCCGACCGCGAACGGCTTTCTCTCTGCGTCTCCATCTCTCCGGTCTCCACTGGGTGAGGCTGGTTTAGTTTGATTTGTGTAGCTACTAGCTTCGGCTCAGAGATACTAGCCTGAGGA comes from Salmo trutta chromosome 7, fSalTru1.1, whole genome shotgun sequence and encodes:
- the LOC115197309 gene encoding four-jointed box protein 1-like: MRAVSANLLALLFLCTCACVFYVWSRLESRLERYKRGLQLPSSFHVGPSPDISAKTFRALLAVPVAQRLHLGGRLDVRNVTGVRDQIGSLGNRDYHMNVDNKGSVQRGVPAKVGSLVEGIFWSEWLEAQLPASFSEEHARAWRERARGHRIVRLEPGCGRISNQLATFSDGAKACVRYGINADQVQGETLTYYLANLLGITNLPPLILAQLNVDSEQWASVRRRIGGLQWSERAVVSLTEWVPNLTGVVTPAPLRQESKGLRPLQGELGNKTTAELFELMQWTDLIILDYLSANFDRLVSNLFSLQWDSRVMERETNNLLRTPRGDLVFIDNEAGLVHGYRVLDMWEKYHSTVLGSVSVFRKRTAQRVIELHRRRDTRTRLLELYRDSEPLSPELGFLSYEHAGVLQNRIDRLYKHISHCKEEYHQL